Genomic DNA from Shewanella woodyi ATCC 51908:
TGCTCCAGCCATAGGGATTTGTCGCACGAATGGGGTGACTCTCGTCGATAGGAATATAATCAGGATCGCCATAAACTGTGGCCGATGAGCTAAATACTATGTTGCGTACAGCACTCTCTTCCATTGCTTTGAGTAGGGATAAGGTACCGCCTACATTGTTATCGTAATAACGATGGGGCTGCTCTGTGGACTCACCCACGGCTTTTAATGCAGCAAAATGGATAACAGCAACGCATTGATGCTTAATCAACACCTGCTGCAACAGAGCTGTATCGCGAATATCACCTTCAACAAACGAAAGCATTTGTCCACTGATCGTGTATATCTGCTGTAACACGCCAGCACTCGAATTAGATAAGTTATCAAAAATAACAGGTTCAAAACCCGACTCTAGCAGTGCTAAACAGGTATGACTGCCAATATATCCCATCCCGCCAGTAACCAAGATTTTGTCCATGTAGCCCCATTTCAGTGATGATTATCTTGTTTCACTTTAATTTATACTATAAATACCATAAAACACAAGATCATTAATCATCTTTATAAAAAGGCACTACAAATCAACTTAGTAAAACTTTTACTGAGATGATTTGTTGCATCGCATTGATAAAGAAAAGGGGGGCTCTTAAAGGAAAAAGGGGAAAACTAAGACTTAATAGCAGAGAAAACGTCACAAACAGAGGAGCTCTATAAAGGAGTAGTCGAAAGGGAGTTGATGCAATTTTAAAGCTGGCACTATAGTTGGTAATGAGGGGTTGGTAGACCTCGAACACCTCTCAATTGATACACAAGCAGATCACCGGCTAACGCTTGTGAATTTAACTGTTGTGACGACAACCCCTCACGAGCCGTTGTGACAAACAGCAAGTTCATCTGCTCACCACCAAAAGCCACGCAACTAGGCTGACTAACAGGTAACTTGAGTATAAATTGGATATCACCATCAACAGAGTAACGCACAACTCTTCCGCCTCCCCACTGCGCACTCCAAAGACTTCCATCGGAATCGACAGTCGAGCCATCAGGATGAATATGTTCCGCAGTAGTAGCAAAGGTCTCAACAGGCCCCAAAGAGGCTTCTTTAGCATCAAAAGAGTGCCGATAAATACGATTTTTAGCTGAATCAGCACAGTAGAGCCAGCGATTATCTAAGCTCCAAGCAAGACCGTTAAGTATTTGATAGCCATCGCCCTGCCATTGGCACTGGCCTTTATTTATACAATAGAGACTTCCTGTATCCCCTTGTGCAGTTTCCTCCTCAACCATACTGCCACACCAAAAGCGTCCCTTGGCATCAACCCTGCCATCATTCATCCTATTTTCCTGTAGTGATAACTCAGGACGGGCTAACCACTCAATCTCAGGCCCCTTACCTTCAAAGCGGTAGAGCGCAAATCCCGAGGCGAAAGCGGCCAGTATCAGCCCCTTAGTCTCAGTCAAAGCAAAACTGCAGAGACGCTCTGGCATATGCCACTGACTCAATTTGTGACTCTGAGGTTCAAAGGCGTATAACATCTTCCCTTCGATGTCAGTCCACCACACCTGTTGACTCAGCGTGTCCCAAATAACCCCCTCTCCTAGCTGATTAGCCACAGGTACTGAATAAAGAAACTTTGCCGTTACTTCATTGCTCTCATTATCAAGCTGCATAGGTACCAACAAGAACCAGAGCTGAGTGAAGGCTTCTGCCCCCTCTGATTATAGAAGTCATGGATAGCGCCAATTGAGTCCTCCCATGTTCATCTGTTTTTGCCATATTTCAGGCCGCACTCTTAAACACTTTCCGATAGATGGCACTAAAGCCTCTCAGGCAGGTCTCTTTCTCCTGTGTAGAGTGGACAGTGATACCTTTCATCTTCAAGGTTTGACTAAATAACTCACATAGAGGGTGGCTGCCGATCAAACTGATCGAGGCAAGCTCATCGATCCGCCACTGGGGCGCCATCAAAGCTGCACGAACATCGCTGCCAATTAACAAACCTGATAGATAAGATTTGGCATGATCTGCATCAAGCTTACCTTGTACTTGCAAAGTACGAACACTAAATAGCCCATGAACAAACTGTCCCAACTCACTCTCAAGGGTTAACTTAGCACCTTGCTCAAAAGCCCTAATATCAATTTCTGATTGTTGCTGCTGAATAAGCACACTGTGGTGGCAAAGTAGATCGAATAATTCACCTGTAATGGCGGTTTTAAATACCTTAATCTCCCCCTCTTCCACCAGCACCCATTTAGTGTGAGTACCAGGTAAACACAATAGATGTTTACCACGTCGATGAGAGTCATCCATTGTCAACCAGCCCAATACATGGGTCTCCTCTCCACGCATGACATCAGCATGGCCGTCAGGCTCTTCACAACTAACCCCTGGAACCACAAATATTGAATGGCCGTTTGACTCAAATTCGAACAGCTCTTTGGTCACTTCAAGAGGGGGGACAGGACATGATATATAAGGGGTTTCATGCCAACCTAGACTGGAGCCGATATGACCAGACATCAGTACAGGTAAAGCACCATATTGAGCACTCCAGTGACCAATGACACTGTTTAATGCCGCTTCAAACTGCTGACTAACTTTGGCTGCACCTGGGCCCAATACTTGCTCAATAACCTCAAGCTCACCGCCATTATCAAAACAGAGATACGCCCTGAGAAAGCTGGCTCCCCAGTCAACCACAATCACATCAGCTTGACGGCGCACTTATACTCTACCGCCATCAATAACCATGCATTGGCCCGTTATCAGTTCGCTATCTTCAGAGGTTAAAAACAGTGCTAGCTTGGCGATATCTTCAGGAGTGATCCGTTTCTGTATCGCCACCTTTTCCATCAGCTGTTGCTCTTGCTCTGGTGATAACCACTGCTCTAGTTGCCTCTGTGTGGCCACCCAACCGGGTACAATGGCATTGACTCTTACTCGACTCTCACCATAATCTTTTGCCAGCGCCTTAGTCATGCCAGCAATCCCCGCTTTCGCAGTGATATAACCCGCCATATTGCGCTCCCCGATATAAGCCATATTGGAGCTAAAGTTGATAATGACCCCCTGTTTGCGTTGCTTCATGACCAGATAGGCGGCCTGTGAGGCAAAAAAAGCAGAATCCAGATTGATAGCCATGCACTGTTTCCATTCATGTTCATCAACTCCATCTGCATCATGTCGACTATCATTACCTACGTTATTAATTAATATATCCAACTGACCAAGCTTTTGATCTTGCTCGGTGATCATCTGTTGCAACTGCTTAGTGTCAGTGACATCCAACAGATGAAAAGCAACCTGTTGACCTCGATTAATATCCAAACCTTGTAGTAACGCTTCCCCGGCATCACGATTTGTATCCACAAAGGTGACATTCGCCCCCTGCTCCACAAATGCCCTAACTAATGCAGCTCCTATACCGCTGGCACCGCCGGTAATAAATACCCCGCGCCCTCCAAGGCGATAATCTAGCTGTGAGATGGTCATATATTTACTCCTGATAGACGGCCTATAACAAACAAGAACTCTATAGTTTACATTTACACAACATAGCCTATTAATCTATGTTGGATAAAACCATCTTTAACCTCTCTCACTAAAAAATTTCGAC
This window encodes:
- a CDS encoding SMP-30/gluconolactonase/LRE family protein, producing the protein MQLDNESNEVTAKFLYSVPVANQLGEGVIWDTLSQQVWWTDIEGKMLYAFEPQSHKLSQWHMPERLCSFALTETKGLILAAFASGFALYRFEGKGPEIEWLARPELSLQENRMNDGRVDAKGRFWCGSMVEEETAQGDTGSLYCINKGQCQWQGDGYQILNGLAWSLDNRWLYCADSAKNRIYRHSFDAKEASLGPVETFATTAEHIHPDGSTVDSDGSLWSAQWGGGRVVRYSVDGDIQFILKLPVSQPSCVAFGGEQMNLLFVTTAREGLSSQQLNSQALAGDLLVYQLRGVRGLPTPHYQL
- a CDS encoding 2-dehydro-3-deoxygalactonokinase, which gives rise to MRRQADVIVVDWGASFLRAYLCFDNGGELEVIEQVLGPGAAKVSQQFEAALNSVIGHWSAQYGALPVLMSGHIGSSLGWHETPYISCPVPPLEVTKELFEFESNGHSIFVVPGVSCEEPDGHADVMRGEETHVLGWLTMDDSHRRGKHLLCLPGTHTKWVLVEEGEIKVFKTAITGELFDLLCHHSVLIQQQQSEIDIRAFEQGAKLTLESELGQFVHGLFSVRTLQVQGKLDADHAKSYLSGLLIGSDVRAALMAPQWRIDELASISLIGSHPLCELFSQTLKMKGITVHSTQEKETCLRGFSAIYRKVFKSAA
- a CDS encoding SDR family NAD(P)-dependent oxidoreductase; its protein translation is MTISQLDYRLGGRGVFITGGASGIGAALVRAFVEQGANVTFVDTNRDAGEALLQGLDINRGQQVAFHLLDVTDTKQLQQMITEQDQKLGQLDILINNVGNDSRHDADGVDEHEWKQCMAINLDSAFFASQAAYLVMKQRKQGVIINFSSNMAYIGERNMAGYITAKAGIAGMTKALAKDYGESRVRVNAIVPGWVATQRQLEQWLSPEQEQQLMEKVAIQKRITPEDIAKLALFLTSEDSELITGQCMVIDGGRV